In one window of Candidatus Avedoeria danica DNA:
- a CDS encoding TIM barrel protein, which produces MTSPLLIGISGAPDAIQGTGSAASVRACRALGIDALELAWVHSVSVKPEGGAKIRAAAESMGVRLSVHAPYYINLNSPEPDKVEASIGRIVLAARGAAWVGARNVVLHLGFYHTGDRADVYARMRDGLLEALSRIADADDIDPTTVCLRPELMGRASQFGDLDEVLRLCQDVPGIAPCLDVAHWHARTGAWNTAHEFESFFRAVRDALGPAALQDLHIHISGIAYGPLGEKKHLPFAEADLDVRAFLEVATDMALAGTAIVESPERERDVLWLIERQREARGTTAGGSEQTI; this is translated from the coding sequence TTGACCTCGCCTCTCCTCATCGGCATCAGCGGCGCCCCCGACGCCATCCAGGGCACCGGCAGCGCCGCATCGGTCCGCGCCTGCCGCGCGCTCGGCATCGACGCCCTCGAGTTGGCGTGGGTGCACAGCGTCTCGGTGAAGCCGGAGGGGGGTGCGAAGATACGGGCGGCGGCCGAGTCGATGGGCGTTCGGTTGAGCGTTCACGCGCCGTACTACATCAACCTGAACAGCCCGGAGCCGGACAAGGTGGAGGCCAGCATCGGCCGGATCGTCCTGGCGGCGCGCGGCGCGGCGTGGGTCGGGGCGCGGAACGTCGTGCTTCACCTCGGCTTCTACCACACGGGCGACCGGGCGGACGTCTACGCGCGGATGCGGGACGGCCTGCTCGAAGCGCTTTCGCGCATCGCTGATGCGGACGACATCGACCCGACGACGGTCTGCCTGCGCCCGGAGCTCATGGGCCGGGCGAGCCAGTTCGGTGACCTGGACGAGGTGCTGCGGCTCTGCCAGGACGTGCCGGGCATCGCCCCGTGTCTCGACGTGGCGCACTGGCATGCCCGCACCGGCGCCTGGAACACGGCGCACGAGTTCGAGTCGTTCTTCCGCGCGGTGCGCGATGCGCTCGGGCCGGCGGCGCTGCAGGACCTCCACATCCACATCAGCGGCATCGCCTACGGCCCGTTGGGCGAGAAGAAGCACCTGCCGTTCGCGGAGGCCGACCTCGACGTGCGCGCGTTCCTCGAAGTCGCCACCGACATGGCGCTGGCCGGCACGGCGATCGTCGAGAGTCCGGAGCGGGAGCGCGACGTGCTGTGGTTGATCGAGCGGCAGCGCGAGGCACGGGGCACGACGGCGGGCGGATCGGAGCAGACGATATGA
- a CDS encoding MBL fold metallo-hydrolase, giving the protein MTFLLDTIVCPPFGENTYLVGDAASGEAVVIDPGGRIDEIVRTAELRGVRITQIWGTHSHIDHMAGVAELQRRTGAPFLLHPEAVPMLVGLPVQAERFGMPPVAVPTVQRLLAAGDSVSAGQYTFTVRDTPGHAPGHVTFVGRDVEYEGVTADVAFCGDVIFHGSIGRTDLPGGDYALLLGSIEAQILTLDDRTVLFNGHGPATTVGRERRSNPFVLDWLAHHVAR; this is encoded by the coding sequence ATGACCTTCCTCCTGGACACGATCGTCTGCCCGCCCTTCGGCGAGAACACCTACCTCGTCGGCGACGCCGCCTCCGGCGAGGCCGTCGTCATCGATCCCGGCGGCCGGATCGACGAGATCGTGCGCACGGCCGAGCTGCGGGGCGTGCGGATCACGCAGATCTGGGGCACGCACAGCCACATCGACCACATGGCCGGCGTGGCCGAGCTGCAGCGGCGAACGGGCGCACCGTTCCTGTTGCACCCGGAGGCAGTGCCGATGCTCGTCGGCTTGCCCGTGCAGGCGGAGCGCTTCGGCATGCCGCCGGTGGCCGTGCCGACCGTACAGCGGCTGCTGGCAGCGGGCGACTCGGTTTCCGCCGGCCAGTACACGTTCACCGTGCGCGACACGCCCGGCCACGCGCCCGGCCACGTCACGTTCGTCGGCCGCGACGTCGAATACGAGGGCGTCACGGCCGACGTGGCGTTCTGCGGCGACGTGATCTTCCATGGCTCGATCGGCCGCACGGACCTGCCGGGCGGCGACTATGCGCTTCTCCTTGGATCGATCGAGGCGCAGATCCTCACGCTGGACGACCGAACCGTCCTGTTCAACGGCCATGGGCCGGCGACGACGGTCGGGCGGGAGCGGCGATCGAACCCGTTCGTGCTGGACTGGTTGGCCCATCATGTCGCGCGGTGA
- a CDS encoding MoaD/ThiS family protein has product MSRGDAAAPPALVHVRLFAAYRDAAGRSELMRSIAGPDGTPVTVGDLWAALVADHPALSKMPPAAAVNAVLARFEHVLAPGDEVAFLPPVSGG; this is encoded by the coding sequence ATGTCGCGCGGTGACGCTGCCGCGCCGCCCGCGCTGGTGCACGTCCGGTTGTTCGCGGCCTACCGCGACGCAGCCGGCCGGTCGGAGCTGATGCGGTCGATCGCCGGGCCGGACGGCACGCCCGTAACGGTGGGCGATCTGTGGGCCGCCCTCGTCGCCGATCACCCTGCGCTGTCGAAGATGCCGCCGGCCGCCGCCGTCAATGCCGTCCTGGCCCGCTTCGAGCACGTCCTCGCGCCGGGCGACGAGGTCGCGTTCCTGCCGCCGGTCAGCGGCGGGTAG
- a CDS encoding molybdenum cofactor biosynthesis protein MoaE, which yields MNRLAALTAADIDPRAVEALVARPGAGAVVTFLGVTRDHTEGRAIDWLEYEAFDEMAVPALQALVDGVAERWAGATAAVVHRTGRVDIGQASVVIAVAAPHRAEAFEACRWVIDTLKSTVPIWKKDVWAGGGASAWVAGTAMEGPT from the coding sequence TTGAACCGCCTCGCGGCCCTGACCGCCGCCGACATCGACCCCCGCGCCGTCGAAGCGCTCGTCGCCCGCCCGGGCGCAGGGGCCGTTGTGACGTTCCTCGGCGTGACGCGCGACCACACCGAGGGGCGGGCCATCGACTGGCTGGAGTACGAGGCGTTCGACGAGATGGCGGTGCCGGCGTTGCAGGCGCTCGTCGACGGCGTGGCGGAGCGCTGGGCGGGGGCGACGGCGGCCGTCGTCCACCGCACGGGGCGCGTCGACATCGGCCAGGCGTCCGTCGTCATCGCGGTGGCGGCACCGCACCGGGCTGAGGCGTTCGAGGCGTGCCGGTGGGTGATCGACACGCTGAAGTCGACGGTGCCGATCTGGAAGAAGGATGTCTGGGCGGGGGGCGGGGCGTCGGCCTGGGTGGCGGGGACGGCGATGGAGGGACCGACGTGA
- the lipA gene encoding lipoyl synthase, which produces MSTFHDPIVDLDLAALTADDGRPLPFRHRRPPWLKVRAPWGETFGAVEQLMRSNALHTVCEEARCPNIGECWGAGTATFLIMGDTCTRSCGFCAIKTGRPGVLDVLEPERVARTIERLNLTHCVITSVNRDELPDGGAAIFGRSIARSRALAPHTSIEVLIPDFCGDRAALQVVMDARPEILNHNLETVPRLYRTVRPQAIYPRSLDVLRWAKEMDPTVLTKTGIMVGLGETWAEIETLIGDLVAVGVDILTVGQYLRPTEAHLPIMRYWSPDEFDRLRDTGLAIGLRWVEAGPLVRSSYRAEQQVAHLSARSPHDGMRRTAAELRHLARVAADDDHGHPSHPSPAAATAEITLFDAAGA; this is translated from the coding sequence ATGAGCACGTTCCACGACCCCATCGTCGACCTCGACCTCGCGGCCCTCACCGCCGACGACGGCCGGCCGCTGCCGTTCCGCCACCGCCGCCCGCCGTGGCTGAAGGTCCGCGCGCCGTGGGGTGAGACGTTCGGGGCGGTCGAGCAGCTCATGCGGTCCAACGCGCTGCACACGGTGTGCGAGGAAGCGCGCTGCCCGAACATCGGCGAGTGCTGGGGGGCCGGCACGGCGACGTTCCTGATCATGGGCGACACGTGCACCCGCAGCTGCGGCTTCTGTGCGATCAAGACGGGCCGGCCGGGTGTGTTGGACGTCCTCGAGCCCGAGCGCGTGGCGCGGACGATCGAACGGCTGAACCTGACGCACTGCGTGATCACCTCGGTGAACCGCGACGAGCTGCCCGACGGCGGCGCCGCGATCTTCGGCCGCTCGATCGCGCGCAGCCGCGCGTTGGCGCCGCACACGTCCATCGAGGTCCTCATCCCGGACTTCTGCGGCGACCGCGCGGCGCTGCAGGTGGTGATGGACGCGCGGCCCGAGATCCTTAACCACAATTTGGAGACCGTCCCGCGCCTGTATCGCACCGTCCGACCGCAGGCCATCTACCCGCGCTCGCTCGACGTCCTGCGGTGGGCCAAGGAGATGGACCCGACCGTCCTCACGAAGACCGGCATCATGGTCGGCCTCGGCGAGACCTGGGCGGAGATCGAGACGCTGATCGGTGACCTCGTGGCCGTCGGCGTGGACATCCTGACCGTCGGCCAGTACCTCCGCCCGACCGAAGCCCACCTGCCGATCATGCGCTACTGGTCCCCCGACGAGTTCGACCGGCTGCGCGACACCGGCCTTGCCATCGGCCTGCGCTGGGTCGAGGCCGGTCCGCTCGTGCGCAGCTCCTACCGCGCCGAACAGCAGGTGGCCCACCTGTCCGCGCGCAGCCCGCACGACGGCATGCGCCGCACCGCCGCGGAGCTGCGCCATCTGGCCCGCGTCGCTGCCGACGACGATCACGGGCACCCATCGCACCCGTCGCCCGCAGCCGCGACCGCCGAGATCACGCTCTTCGACGCCGCCGGGGCATGA
- a CDS encoding PHP domain-containing protein gives MIDLHTHTTASDGTLTPPELVAHAAAARLLTLAITDHDTTDAIAPAAAAAEAHGITLIAGVELGTEDERGEHDILGYFVDVADPPFQSLLETIRAHRHVRAVAIVERLRAAGAPLAIDDVLALSDGGAIGRPHVARALVAIGWAEDVSDAFNRFLGTGRPAHVGRYRLSPAEACAAIRAAGGVPVLAHPTPPGNPWSDPKRLRTMLGPLADAGLGGLECYYTGYTARVNRWLAVLADHFGLVPSGGSDFHGPHRPRSVLGAVRVPEDTVERLRAAAGPVPGDRPRARQ, from the coding sequence ATGATCGACCTCCACACCCACACGACCGCTTCCGACGGCACGCTCACGCCCCCCGAACTCGTTGCCCACGCCGCCGCTGCCCGCCTGCTCACGCTGGCCATCACCGACCACGACACGACGGACGCCATCGCACCGGCCGCCGCCGCCGCCGAGGCGCACGGGATCACGCTGATCGCCGGCGTCGAGCTCGGCACGGAGGATGAGCGGGGGGAGCACGACATCCTCGGCTACTTCGTCGATGTCGCCGATCCGCCCTTCCAGTCCCTCCTCGAGACGATCCGCGCCCACCGCCACGTCCGCGCCGTCGCCATCGTCGAGCGCCTTCGCGCCGCCGGTGCCCCGCTCGCCATCGACGACGTGCTGGCCCTGTCCGACGGCGGTGCGATCGGCCGGCCGCACGTCGCGCGCGCGCTCGTGGCGATCGGCTGGGCGGAGGACGTGTCCGATGCGTTCAACCGCTTCCTCGGCACCGGCCGCCCGGCGCACGTCGGGCGCTACCGCCTCTCGCCGGCCGAAGCGTGTGCGGCCATCCGCGCTGCCGGCGGCGTGCCCGTCCTGGCCCACCCGACCCCGCCCGGCAACCCATGGTCCGACCCCAAACGGCTGCGGACGATGCTCGGACCGCTCGCCGACGCCGGCCTTGGCGGTCTCGAGTGCTATTACACCGGCTACACCGCCCGCGTGAACCGCTGGCTGGCCGTGCTGGCCGACCACTTCGGGCTCGTGCCCTCCGGCGGCAGCGATTTCCACGGTCCGCACCGTCCGCGCAGCGTGCTCGGCGCGGTGCGCGTGCCCGAGGACACCGTCGAGCGGCTGCGCGCGGCGGCGGGTCCGGTGCCGGGGGACCGGCCGAGAGCCCGCCAGTGA
- a CDS encoding tRNA (adenosine(37)-N6)-threonylcarbamoyltransferase complex transferase subunit TsaD — translation MSVPLGVPGHVNGSRLILGIETSCDETAAAVVEAGRVVWSNVVASQAMLHAPYGGVFPEVASRQHVRDIAPVIEAALLDAGITLADVEAIAVTTGPGLAGALLVGANAAKGLAIATGKPLIAVNHLAGHLASNWLHADGVLHERPAGRGVGGPDVDEAGADGAAFDGDAKPRRDLDPATLPTPPLPHLALIVSGGHTHLFWVRALGDMTLIAATRDDAAGEAFDKASRILGLGYPGGPAVQRAAEDGDPSRFPLPVARTDDGDWSFSGLKTALARRVAQLSVAQLSAAPPSTNADDPPRPLPVADLAASFQAAVVRAITERLQRAVAEHPARAIAVSGGVSANTALRTALATAFDIPILFPPLALCTDNAAMIAAAGWFAWERGAGGDGLGFDVRADWGLG, via the coding sequence GTGAGCGTCCCGCTCGGCGTGCCAGGGCACGTGAACGGATCCCGCCTGATCCTCGGCATCGAGACGTCGTGCGATGAGACCGCCGCCGCCGTCGTCGAGGCGGGCCGCGTCGTCTGGTCGAACGTCGTCGCCAGCCAGGCGATGCTGCACGCCCCGTACGGCGGCGTCTTCCCCGAGGTCGCAAGCCGCCAGCACGTCCGCGACATCGCACCCGTGATCGAGGCGGCGCTGCTGGACGCGGGGATCACGTTGGCCGATGTCGAGGCGATCGCCGTCACGACCGGTCCCGGCCTCGCCGGCGCGCTGCTCGTCGGCGCCAACGCCGCCAAGGGCCTCGCGATCGCGACCGGCAAGCCGCTCATCGCCGTGAACCACCTGGCCGGCCATCTGGCCTCCAACTGGCTGCACGCGGACGGCGTCCTGCATGAGCGCCCGGCGGGCCGCGGCGTCGGCGGCCCGGACGTGGACGAAGCGGGTGCGGATGGGGCTGCCTTCGACGGCGACGCCAAGCCGCGGCGCGACCTCGATCCGGCGACGCTGCCGACCCCGCCGCTCCCCCACCTCGCCCTCATCGTCTCCGGCGGCCACACCCACCTCTTCTGGGTCCGCGCGCTCGGCGACATGACGCTCATCGCGGCCACGCGCGACGACGCGGCCGGCGAGGCGTTCGACAAGGCCTCCCGCATCCTCGGCCTCGGCTATCCCGGCGGCCCGGCCGTCCAGCGCGCCGCCGAAGACGGGGATCCGTCGCGCTTCCCGCTGCCCGTCGCCCGCACGGACGACGGCGACTGGAGCTTCAGCGGCTTGAAGACGGCCTTGGCGCGCCGGGTAGCACAGCTGTCGGTAGCACAGCTGTCGGCGGCACCACCGTCCACGAATGCCGATGATCCGCCCCGTCCCCTCCCGGTCGCCGATCTGGCCGCGTCCTTCCAGGCCGCCGTCGTGCGCGCCATCACGGAGCGGCTGCAGCGGGCCGTCGCCGAGCACCCCGCGCGTGCCATCGCCGTATCGGGCGGCGTCAGCGCCAACACCGCCCTGCGCACCGCGCTCGCCACCGCGTTCGACATCCCGATCCTGTTTCCGCCGCTGGCCCTCTGCACGGACAACGCGGCGATGATCGCGGCGGCGGGGTGGTTTGCGTGGGAGCGCGGCGCGGGCGGGGATGGGCTGGGTTTCGACGTGCGGGCGGACTGGGGCTTGGGCTGA
- a CDS encoding PD40 domain-containing protein, which translates to MGEQRTGRSERRPSDDGIAWEIEGERSIPRWADGAEDGDDARRRWGPAGEAADIEHGSHGSGGGGGDDGGDADLRAHPDSVERLRRWATRTAGAALAVLVLFGLVRAYRGDRTHRLIQRDVQHVVQLEAEALADGDRELYMSLQDERRRLALRRPDVAARWLKSVGPYAGLYFTEDPPELEDVVVAAKDAAHSVQAVTATVRVQATDGARVGRFVQVQRFVRSDDARWLHALTADAPIGDPSDLERFVAERIHAAFPAADGPVLRPALEAADRAVIRYCAAHRRCGGRARFAFGTADASAVDVAQRVTAPSSPAGWMPADEAARQLLAFSLARAAAHRLDYAFSDANLEEPPQPDLFRQPANRSFSPALIEAWLIEDADAKATDALIADPTAARLGLTLWHLDARSVTADAVSPRERATAARSFAATLLRHDEAAFEQAMVAWTTDADWGGYDNSIPPPVEHGIGPEGLAFALDWPVRQAPFVAEPIVMRTLDANDGLLVSREGGVVSVGEAACGGMRHSASAWSPDGQALAVACLDFDVMVSKASAFLSVLRRRADDGVWHRIERPTTIQPNDGNRSLYVTWLDWSPDGRSIAWAGFSEGIDDALEMVEVGGVWAVDVAARPVMRTVVVHRPVTDAYVSHLESTASTIRGHRPMWAPDGARVAFRDSASRGFILRSLDGVEAHVVRGAAMAWSPDGTRIARIISRSEAARATNGDEASGEVSRENEVDDVPAPDDGPENLDPYDGVAKYIVSVLDADSLGEVATMPMDRLAEAMEPRDPVLGFTNVNEVMGVEWSDDGLWLAASFRTAARCGDASDCVVALAWQPESDELHVAMNAPQTVDGQFGAAWQAGWVPDTHRLALYVGADNDSSRMSPIVGETWPLAGQDVGRRGAWQVDGDATIAFILDADSGNVTSVPRSKSRTLATLLPDYSPDGRWHVRRDRMWRLIVEPVDGIGGFREDDPGSGWRFNRPFCSPYLAWSRGR; encoded by the coding sequence ATGGGCGAGCAACGCACGGGTCGATCAGAGCGGCGCCCGAGCGACGACGGCATCGCCTGGGAAATCGAGGGCGAGCGTTCGATCCCGCGCTGGGCGGACGGCGCCGAGGATGGGGATGATGCGCGCCGCCGGTGGGGGCCGGCGGGCGAGGCAGCCGACATCGAGCACGGCAGCCATGGAAGCGGCGGCGGCGGTGGCGACGACGGCGGCGACGCCGACCTCCGGGCACATCCCGATTCGGTTGAGCGCCTCCGCCGCTGGGCGACACGCACGGCCGGCGCAGCGCTCGCCGTCCTCGTCCTCTTCGGCCTCGTGCGCGCCTATCGCGGCGACCGGACGCACCGACTGATCCAGCGCGACGTCCAGCACGTGGTGCAGCTTGAAGCCGAAGCCCTGGCCGACGGCGACCGCGAACTCTACATGAGCCTGCAGGACGAGCGCCGCCGTTTGGCGCTACGCCGGCCCGACGTTGCCGCCCGGTGGCTGAAGAGCGTCGGTCCGTATGCCGGCCTCTACTTTACCGAAGATCCACCGGAGTTGGAGGACGTCGTCGTGGCCGCCAAGGACGCGGCGCACAGCGTGCAGGCCGTCACCGCCACTGTCCGCGTCCAAGCCACGGACGGCGCGCGGGTCGGGCGGTTCGTGCAGGTGCAGCGCTTCGTTCGGTCCGACGACGCCCGCTGGCTTCATGCCCTCACGGCGGACGCCCCGATCGGCGATCCGTCCGACCTCGAGCGTTTCGTCGCGGAGCGAATCCACGCCGCGTTTCCCGCCGCCGACGGCCCCGTGCTCCGCCCGGCGCTCGAGGCCGCCGACCGCGCCGTCATCCGGTACTGTGCTGCCCACCGTCGCTGCGGCGGGCGCGCCCGGTTCGCGTTCGGCACGGCCGACGCGTCGGCGGTGGACGTCGCGCAGCGCGTGACCGCGCCTTCGTCACCCGCCGGCTGGATGCCGGCCGACGAGGCGGCGCGCCAGCTCCTGGCGTTCAGCCTGGCACGGGCGGCGGCGCACCGGTTGGACTACGCGTTCAGCGATGCCAACCTGGAGGAACCGCCCCAGCCGGACCTTTTCCGACAGCCGGCGAACCGCTCGTTCAGCCCGGCGCTCATCGAGGCATGGCTGATCGAGGACGCGGATGCCAAGGCGACCGATGCCCTGATCGCCGACCCCACCGCCGCGCGGCTCGGCCTGACGCTCTGGCATCTCGACGCCCGAAGCGTCACGGCCGATGCCGTTTCTCCGCGTGAGCGTGCGACGGCGGCCCGCAGCTTTGCAGCGACGCTCCTGCGGCACGACGAAGCGGCGTTCGAGCAGGCGATGGTCGCGTGGACGACGGACGCCGACTGGGGCGGGTACGACAACTCGATCCCGCCGCCGGTCGAGCACGGGATCGGACCCGAGGGGCTCGCGTTCGCGCTCGACTGGCCGGTGCGGCAGGCGCCGTTCGTGGCCGAGCCGATCGTCATGCGGACGTTGGACGCGAACGACGGTCTCCTCGTCTCGCGCGAGGGCGGTGTCGTCAGCGTGGGCGAGGCGGCGTGCGGTGGGATGCGCCATTCGGCATCGGCATGGAGCCCGGACGGTCAGGCCCTCGCGGTCGCATGTCTCGATTTCGACGTCATGGTAAGTAAGGCAAGCGCGTTCCTGTCCGTCCTGCGTCGCCGCGCCGACGACGGCGTGTGGCACCGAATCGAACGGCCGACGACCATTCAGCCCAATGACGGAAACCGCTCGCTGTACGTGACGTGGCTGGACTGGTCGCCCGACGGTCGCTCGATCGCATGGGCCGGGTTCAGCGAGGGCATCGACGATGCGCTCGAGATGGTGGAGGTTGGCGGCGTGTGGGCGGTCGACGTCGCGGCGCGACCGGTCATGCGAACGGTCGTGGTTCATCGGCCCGTGACCGATGCCTACGTCTCGCACCTCGAGTCTACGGCTTCGACGATCCGCGGGCACCGGCCAATGTGGGCGCCCGACGGAGCGCGCGTCGCCTTTCGGGACAGCGCCAGCCGGGGGTTCATCCTGCGATCGCTGGACGGGGTCGAAGCGCACGTCGTCCGCGGCGCGGCGATGGCGTGGTCGCCCGACGGCACGCGGATCGCGCGGATCATATCCCGATCCGAGGCCGCGAGAGCGACCAACGGCGACGAAGCATCAGGCGAAGTGTCGCGAGAGAACGAGGTCGACGACGTTCCCGCGCCAGACGACGGCCCCGAGAACCTCGACCCGTACGACGGCGTCGCCAAGTACATCGTCTCCGTGCTCGACGCCGACTCGCTGGGCGAGGTGGCGACGATGCCGATGGACCGGCTCGCCGAGGCGATGGAACCGCGCGATCCCGTCCTGGGATTCACCAATGTGAACGAGGTCATGGGCGTCGAATGGTCGGACGACGGGCTGTGGCTGGCCGCGTCGTTCCGGACGGCGGCGCGCTGCGGCGACGCGTCCGACTGCGTAGTTGCGCTCGCCTGGCAGCCGGAATCCGACGAGCTGCACGTCGCGATGAACGCGCCGCAGACCGTCGACGGGCAGTTCGGTGCGGCGTGGCAGGCGGGCTGGGTGCCCGACACGCACCGCTTGGCCCTGTACGTCGGCGCCGACAACGACTCGTCGCGCATGTCGCCCATCGTCGGCGAGACGTGGCCGTTGGCCGGGCAGGACGTGGGCAGGCGCGGGGCGTGGCAGGTGGACGGCGACGCGACGATCGCCTTCATCCTCGACGCCGACTCCGGCAACGTCACAAGCGTGCCGCGCTCCAAAAGCCGGACGCTCGCGACGCTCCTGCCCGATTACTCGCCCGACGGCCGATGGCACGTCCGACGCGACCGGATGTGGCGGCTGATCGTCGAGCCGGTGGACGGGATCGGCGGGTTCCGCGAGGACGATCCGGGCTCGGGGTGGCGGTTCAATCGGCCGTTCTGTTCGCCGTATCTGGCGTGGAGCCGGGGACGGTAG
- a CDS encoding 16S rRNA (adenine(1518)-N(6)/adenine(1519)-N(6))-dimethyltransferase has product MLRAYGLRPNKRLGQHFLVDTSYLAQIVDAAELAPDDTVLEVGPGLGVLTEALCERAGRVVAVEIDAAMRTILGNRLGARTNLAIVAADILKVDPVALLDEGADGASAPIDGGVADGSASVAAGATDDAALPAGQPHFGPLRPHYKVVANLPYYITSAVLRRLLEARERPVRAVVMVQKEVADRITAAPGNLSVLAVAIQLHAAVRRVAVVPPGAFHPPPKVESAVLCLDLYERPPAPVDDIGSFFRVVRAGFGQKRKQLKNSLAAGLDVTDADAVAALADAGIDPTRRAQTLTLHEWAALTQACAMAGHVRPLRTVEADAVRAALEDNADWT; this is encoded by the coding sequence ATGTTGCGAGCGTACGGCCTCCGCCCGAACAAGCGCCTCGGCCAGCACTTCCTCGTCGACACGAGCTACCTCGCGCAGATCGTCGACGCCGCCGAGCTGGCGCCGGACGACACCGTGCTCGAGGTCGGCCCCGGCCTCGGGGTACTCACCGAGGCGCTGTGCGAGCGCGCCGGACGGGTCGTGGCGGTCGAGATCGACGCGGCGATGCGGACGATCCTCGGCAACCGCTTGGGCGCGCGCACGAACCTCGCGATCGTGGCCGCGGACATCCTGAAGGTCGACCCCGTGGCGCTGCTCGACGAAGGCGCGGACGGCGCATCGGCGCCGATCGACGGAGGCGTCGCCGACGGTTCCGCATCCGTCGCCGCAGGGGCGACGGATGACGCGGCTCTCCCGGCCGGCCAGCCGCACTTCGGCCCGCTGCGCCCGCACTACAAGGTCGTCGCCAACCTGCCCTACTACATCACGTCGGCCGTGCTGCGGCGGCTGCTCGAGGCGCGCGAGCGGCCGGTTCGGGCGGTCGTCATGGTGCAGAAGGAAGTGGCCGACCGGATCACCGCGGCACCGGGCAATCTCAGCGTGCTGGCCGTGGCGATCCAACTCCACGCCGCCGTGCGCCGCGTCGCCGTCGTGCCGCCGGGCGCGTTCCACCCACCGCCCAAGGTGGAGTCGGCCGTGCTCTGCCTCGACCTCTACGAACGGCCGCCCGCGCCGGTCGACGACATCGGCTCGTTCTTCCGTGTCGTGCGCGCCGGCTTCGGCCAGAAGCGCAAGCAGCTGAAGAACAGCCTCGCCGCCGGTCTCGATGTCACGGACGCCGACGCGGTCGCCGCGCTCGCCGACGCAGGAATCGACCCAACGCGCCGGGCGCAGACGCTGACGCTCCACGAGTGGGCCGCCCTCACCCAGGCATGTGCGATGGCCGGCCACGTGCGCCCGCTGCGCACCGTGGAAGCCGACGCCGTCCGTGCGGCGCTCGAAGACAACGCCGACTGGACGTAG